Proteins encoded within one genomic window of Odocoileus virginianus isolate 20LAN1187 ecotype Illinois chromosome 2, Ovbor_1.2, whole genome shotgun sequence:
- the GAREM2 gene encoding GRB2-associated and regulator of MAPK protein 2 isoform X1 has product MEKLAAGLAGLRWSMGAFPLDLIVSRCRLPTLACLGPGEYAEGVSERDILLIHSCRQWTTVTAHTLEEGHYVIGPKIDIPLQYPGKFKLLEQARDVREPVRYFSSVEEVASVFPDRIFVMEAITFSVKVVSGEFSEDSEVYNFTLHAGDELTLMGQAEILCAKTTKERSRFTTLLRKLGRAGALAGVGGGGPGGAGAAGGGGGARPIKGKMPCLICMNHRTNESLSLPFQCQGRFSTRSPLELQMQEGEHTVRAIIERVRLPVNVLVPSRPPRNPYDLHPVREGHCYKLVSIISKTVVLGLALRREGPAPLHFLLLTNTPRFALPQGLLAGDPRVERLVRDSASYCRERFDPDEYSTAVREAPAELADDCASPRRARLCLPAPPRTLVPARAPGPGPPGDGDQEYVIPDWAGGPEPAAPPAEIPYEELWTHQAADGLAESRTRPLPGPDLISFGAAGPPRLEPEAAPPPVPPKSEAVKEECRLLNAPPVPPRGGSGRLSGSPPVPPRFPKLQPVHSPSSSLSYYSSGLQDGAGSRSGSGSPSPDAYSLYCYPCTWGDCKVGESSSRPPPGPLPSTTQPSQASRALVEPLSGRAACLLGADTPTKTYHGCPPPFKPSHPQKRFAPFGALNPFSGPAYPTGPSAASSSGPAAASGPLATSSPAYSPGLGSPGQAYSAASASSCPTSSSSSSEWQEPSLEPFDPFELGRGSSPEPELLRCQEPRAVGAPGPGLSPLGPPKAFEPESLVSRQGPAPLSPAAPQGPEAGGARLLLTQGRLEGPPASPRDGATAWGGREAASWQPPADLSALSLEEVSRSLRFIGLSEDVVSFFARERIDGSIFVQLSEDILADDFRLTKLQVKKIMQFIKGWRPKI; this is encoded by the exons ATGGAGAAGCTGGCGGCCGGGCTGGCCGGCCTGCGCTGGAGCATGGGCGCCTTCCCGCTGGACCTCATCGTCAGCCGCTGCCGCTTGCCCACGCTCGCCTGCCTTGGGCCAG gggAGTATGCCGAGGGCGTCAGTGAGCGAGACATCCTGCTCATTCATTCCTGCCGCCAGTGGACCACGGTGACAGCccacaccctggaggagggccactACGTCATCGGGCCCAAGATTGACATCCCCCTGCAGTACCCAG GGAAGTTCAAGCTCCTGGAACAGGCCAGGGATGTTCGGGAGCCAGTGAGGTACTTCAGCAGCGTGGAGGAGGTGGCCAGCGTCTTTCCTGATCGCATCTTTGTGATGGAAGCCATCACCTTCAGTGTCAAG GTGGTGTCAGGGGAGTTCAGCGAGGACAGCGAGGTGTACAACTTCACGCTGCACGCGGGCGATGAGCTCACTCTCATGGGCCAGGCGGAGATCCTGTGCGCCAAGACCACCAAGGAGCGCTCCCGCTTCACAACCCTGCTGCGCAAGTTGGGCCGGGCTGGGGCGCTGGCCGGGGTGGGCGGCGGCGGCCCGGGGGGCGCTGGGGCCGCGGGTGGCGGCGGGGGTGCCAGGCCCATCAAAGGCAAGATGCCCTGCCTCATCTGCATGAACCACCGCACCAACGAGAGCCTGAGCCTGCCCTTCCAGTGCCAGGGCCGCTTCAGCACGCGCAGCCCGCTGGAGCTGCAGATGCAGGAGGGCGAGCACACGGTGCGCGCCATTATCGAGCGCGTGCGGCTCCCGGTGAACGTGCTGGTGCCCAGCCGGCCACCCCGCAATCCCTATGACCTGCACCCGGTGCGGGAGGGCCACTGCTACAAGCTGGTCAGCATCATCTCCAAGACAGTGGTGCTGGGGCTGGCGCTGCGCCGCGAGGGCCCGGCCCCGCTGCACTTCCTGCTGCTCACCAACACGCCGCGCTTCGCATTGCCGCAGGGCCTCCTGGCCGGGGACCCGCGCGTGGAGCGCCTGGTGCGCGACAGCGCCTCCTACTGTCGCGAGCGCTTCGACCCCGACGAGTACTCGACCGCAGTGCGCGAGGCTCCCGCCGAGCTGGCCGACGACTGCGCCAGCCCGCGCCGCGCGCGCCTCTGCCTGCCCGCGCCCCCGCGCACCCTCGTGCCCGCCCgcgcccccggccccggcccaCCCGGCGACGGCGACCAGGAGTACGTGATCCCCGACTGGGCCGGCGGGCCCGAGCCCGCTGCGCCGCCCGCCGAGATTCCCTACGAGGAGCTGTGGACGCACCAGGCGGCCGATGGCCTAGCCGAGAGCAGGACCCGGCCGCTCCCGGGGCCCGATCTTATCTCCTTCGGAGCCGCCGGGCCGCCCCGCCTGGAGCCCGAGGCGGCGCCGCCTCCCGTGCCTCCCAAATCCGAGGCG GTGAAGGAGGAGTGCCGCCTACTCAACGCCCCTCCTGTGCCCCCGCGGGGTGGCAGTGGCCGGCTCTCGGGTAGCCCCCCAGTACCCCCACGCTTCCCTAAGCTGCAGCCCGTCCActcccccagctccagcctctcCTACTACTCCTCTGGCCTCCAGGATGG GGCGGGATCCCGAAGTGGCAGTGGCTCTCCATCACCTGACGCCTACTCCCTCTATTGCTACCCCTGCACCTGGGGAGACTGCAAGGTGGGCGAGTCCTCCAGCCGTccacccccaggccccctgccctcaACCACGCAGCCCAGCCAGGCCTCCCGGGCCCTTGTGGAGCCCCTGAGTGGTCGAGCTGCCTGCCTCCTGGGGGCCGACACCCCCACCAAGACTTACCACGGCTGCCCACCTCCATTcaagccctcccacccccagaaacGCTTTGCTCCGTTTGGAGCTCTTAACCCCTTTTCTGGGCCTGCCTACCCCACGGGCCCTTCAGCGGCCTCCTCTTCCGGGCCTGCAGCTGCCTCAGGTCCCCTGGCTACCTCCAGCCCCGCTTACTCCCCAGGCCTGGGCTCTCCAGGCCAGGCCTACTCGGCAGCTTccgcctcctcctgccccacctcctcctcctcctcctctgagtgGCAGGAACCCTCCCTGGAGCCCTTCGACCCCTTTGAGCTGGGCCGGGGCAGTTCTCCAGAGCCTGAGCTGCTGCGCTGTCAGGAGCCCAGAGCTGTGGGGGCACCTGGGCCCGGCCTCTCGCCACTTGGACCCCCCAAGGCCTTTGAGCCCGAAAGCTTGGTGTCGCGGCAGGGCCCTGCCCCACTGTCACCAGCGGCCCCGCAGGGCCCCGAGGCTGGTGGAGCGCGACTCCTTCTCACCCAGGGGCGCCTCGAAGGGCCTCCTGCCAGTCCCCGGGATGGGGCCACGGCCTGGGGAGGCCGAGAAGCCGCCTCCTGGCAGCCCCCCGCTGACCTGTCTGCactctccctggaggaggtctcCCGAAGTCTGCGTTTCATCGGGCTCTCAGAGGACGTGGTCAGCTTCTTTGCCCGAGAGCGCATTGACGGCAGCATCTTCGTGCAGCTCAGTGAGGACATCCTGGCAGATGATTTCCGCCTGACCAAGCTGCAGGTCAAGAAGATCATGCAGTTCATCAAAGGCTGGCGGCCCAAGATCTGA
- the GAREM2 gene encoding GRB2-associated and regulator of MAPK protein 2 isoform X2: MEAITFSVKVVSGEFSEDSEVYNFTLHAGDELTLMGQAEILCAKTTKERSRFTTLLRKLGRAGALAGVGGGGPGGAGAAGGGGGARPIKGKMPCLICMNHRTNESLSLPFQCQGRFSTRSPLELQMQEGEHTVRAIIERVRLPVNVLVPSRPPRNPYDLHPVREGHCYKLVSIISKTVVLGLALRREGPAPLHFLLLTNTPRFALPQGLLAGDPRVERLVRDSASYCRERFDPDEYSTAVREAPAELADDCASPRRARLCLPAPPRTLVPARAPGPGPPGDGDQEYVIPDWAGGPEPAAPPAEIPYEELWTHQAADGLAESRTRPLPGPDLISFGAAGPPRLEPEAAPPPVPPKSEAVKEECRLLNAPPVPPRGGSGRLSGSPPVPPRFPKLQPVHSPSSSLSYYSSGLQDGAGSRSGSGSPSPDAYSLYCYPCTWGDCKVGESSSRPPPGPLPSTTQPSQASRALVEPLSGRAACLLGADTPTKTYHGCPPPFKPSHPQKRFAPFGALNPFSGPAYPTGPSAASSSGPAAASGPLATSSPAYSPGLGSPGQAYSAASASSCPTSSSSSSEWQEPSLEPFDPFELGRGSSPEPELLRCQEPRAVGAPGPGLSPLGPPKAFEPESLVSRQGPAPLSPAAPQGPEAGGARLLLTQGRLEGPPASPRDGATAWGGREAASWQPPADLSALSLEEVSRSLRFIGLSEDVVSFFARERIDGSIFVQLSEDILADDFRLTKLQVKKIMQFIKGWRPKI; this comes from the exons ATGGAAGCCATCACCTTCAGTGTCAAG GTGGTGTCAGGGGAGTTCAGCGAGGACAGCGAGGTGTACAACTTCACGCTGCACGCGGGCGATGAGCTCACTCTCATGGGCCAGGCGGAGATCCTGTGCGCCAAGACCACCAAGGAGCGCTCCCGCTTCACAACCCTGCTGCGCAAGTTGGGCCGGGCTGGGGCGCTGGCCGGGGTGGGCGGCGGCGGCCCGGGGGGCGCTGGGGCCGCGGGTGGCGGCGGGGGTGCCAGGCCCATCAAAGGCAAGATGCCCTGCCTCATCTGCATGAACCACCGCACCAACGAGAGCCTGAGCCTGCCCTTCCAGTGCCAGGGCCGCTTCAGCACGCGCAGCCCGCTGGAGCTGCAGATGCAGGAGGGCGAGCACACGGTGCGCGCCATTATCGAGCGCGTGCGGCTCCCGGTGAACGTGCTGGTGCCCAGCCGGCCACCCCGCAATCCCTATGACCTGCACCCGGTGCGGGAGGGCCACTGCTACAAGCTGGTCAGCATCATCTCCAAGACAGTGGTGCTGGGGCTGGCGCTGCGCCGCGAGGGCCCGGCCCCGCTGCACTTCCTGCTGCTCACCAACACGCCGCGCTTCGCATTGCCGCAGGGCCTCCTGGCCGGGGACCCGCGCGTGGAGCGCCTGGTGCGCGACAGCGCCTCCTACTGTCGCGAGCGCTTCGACCCCGACGAGTACTCGACCGCAGTGCGCGAGGCTCCCGCCGAGCTGGCCGACGACTGCGCCAGCCCGCGCCGCGCGCGCCTCTGCCTGCCCGCGCCCCCGCGCACCCTCGTGCCCGCCCgcgcccccggccccggcccaCCCGGCGACGGCGACCAGGAGTACGTGATCCCCGACTGGGCCGGCGGGCCCGAGCCCGCTGCGCCGCCCGCCGAGATTCCCTACGAGGAGCTGTGGACGCACCAGGCGGCCGATGGCCTAGCCGAGAGCAGGACCCGGCCGCTCCCGGGGCCCGATCTTATCTCCTTCGGAGCCGCCGGGCCGCCCCGCCTGGAGCCCGAGGCGGCGCCGCCTCCCGTGCCTCCCAAATCCGAGGCG GTGAAGGAGGAGTGCCGCCTACTCAACGCCCCTCCTGTGCCCCCGCGGGGTGGCAGTGGCCGGCTCTCGGGTAGCCCCCCAGTACCCCCACGCTTCCCTAAGCTGCAGCCCGTCCActcccccagctccagcctctcCTACTACTCCTCTGGCCTCCAGGATGG GGCGGGATCCCGAAGTGGCAGTGGCTCTCCATCACCTGACGCCTACTCCCTCTATTGCTACCCCTGCACCTGGGGAGACTGCAAGGTGGGCGAGTCCTCCAGCCGTccacccccaggccccctgccctcaACCACGCAGCCCAGCCAGGCCTCCCGGGCCCTTGTGGAGCCCCTGAGTGGTCGAGCTGCCTGCCTCCTGGGGGCCGACACCCCCACCAAGACTTACCACGGCTGCCCACCTCCATTcaagccctcccacccccagaaacGCTTTGCTCCGTTTGGAGCTCTTAACCCCTTTTCTGGGCCTGCCTACCCCACGGGCCCTTCAGCGGCCTCCTCTTCCGGGCCTGCAGCTGCCTCAGGTCCCCTGGCTACCTCCAGCCCCGCTTACTCCCCAGGCCTGGGCTCTCCAGGCCAGGCCTACTCGGCAGCTTccgcctcctcctgccccacctcctcctcctcctcctctgagtgGCAGGAACCCTCCCTGGAGCCCTTCGACCCCTTTGAGCTGGGCCGGGGCAGTTCTCCAGAGCCTGAGCTGCTGCGCTGTCAGGAGCCCAGAGCTGTGGGGGCACCTGGGCCCGGCCTCTCGCCACTTGGACCCCCCAAGGCCTTTGAGCCCGAAAGCTTGGTGTCGCGGCAGGGCCCTGCCCCACTGTCACCAGCGGCCCCGCAGGGCCCCGAGGCTGGTGGAGCGCGACTCCTTCTCACCCAGGGGCGCCTCGAAGGGCCTCCTGCCAGTCCCCGGGATGGGGCCACGGCCTGGGGAGGCCGAGAAGCCGCCTCCTGGCAGCCCCCCGCTGACCTGTCTGCactctccctggaggaggtctcCCGAAGTCTGCGTTTCATCGGGCTCTCAGAGGACGTGGTCAGCTTCTTTGCCCGAGAGCGCATTGACGGCAGCATCTTCGTGCAGCTCAGTGAGGACATCCTGGCAGATGATTTCCGCCTGACCAAGCTGCAGGTCAAGAAGATCATGCAGTTCATCAAAGGCTGGCGGCCCAAGATCTGA